Genomic DNA from Gimesia aquarii:
CATGGCTCGATTGACTTTGGATTTTGCCAGTTTTGGTTTGGCGTCGATTTTTAACAGCGCTGTTGTGAATTGTGACGCGGGGTCAGCGTCGATATCGAATAACCATTCGGAGAGGCCGATGTCGCGAAACATCCAACGTTTCAGGCCGTGGCGGGGGCTGGCCAGATGCATTGTCGGTGTGCCCATGGCGAGGGCTATGATGCAGGAATGAGGTTCCATCGAGACGACGGCGATGGCCTGGGAATAAACTGAGGCGGCTTCGTCAACATTCCAGAAAGGATCGCGGTTGACAACATATGGCTTCACGTCTTCGGGAAGTTTGTCCAGAATCATCGTTTTGGCATGGATGATTTCTTTATTGACTTCAGGGGCCAGAAGTACTTTCTTACCGCTCTTGCGAACCCAGTCGGTGATGAGTTCACGCAGCTTTTTTGTCCAGAGTTCATTCTGAGCGAGGTCTGCTTTGCTCGGTTTGGTGGGGTTCATCACAGTTCCCTTCTTCGCCCCAATTTTGGGCGTATTGCTGCGGAGAGTGACAGTGATGAATTCTTTGGGAGCCAGGTCGTGGGCTTTGAGGTAGGCGTTGGCTTTTTCATCGTCGCGGACATCAATGCCAAAACAGCCGTCCGGCCCGAACGCAAGCGATGGGGATGTGACACCAATTTTACGAAGGTAATAGAACGATTCCACATCGCGAGTATAGATTGCCGCGGCGCGGGATAGAAGCTTACTCATTTCGTCTTCCTGTTCGGGAGCAAAGCCATCGAAGGATTGACCGTACAGACAGAATGGCTTGTTCGTCGCGGTGCAGGCTTCAATCACATAGGTCGGGGGTTTCCAGAATTGGTTGAAGTGCATGCCGGAATTGTAGAGAAAGAGGTCGCTTTCATCGAAGGCTTTCTGAAATTCCGGATTGTTGGCTTTGCCGCGTGAGTTGAGTCTGCCTTGTACGATTTGCACATTAGGAAAACGTTTCTGGAGCATGGCAGTGACATCGTCAGTTGTCTTATGTAACCAGAGAATGACTTTGACGTCTGGCAAATATGTTTCCAGGTAACGGAGTGTGCCGGGTGTGTGCCCGATATCTCCGATGTTGACAGTTTGCCATCCGGAGCGGATCAGAATGGTTTTTTGTTTGGGTTCGGCTGCCTGGGTTGATGAGAACGATAGCAGGAGTGCGAACAGAGTATAAAAGAGACGACGATGGATTGCAGTCAGGTCAAACACGGGAAGGATACTCCAGGTGGGACATCTTTGGTGAAGAACTTTGAAGTCAGCGTATATAATTATCATATCTGGTATGTTGACCTGTGAAAAATCATTCTCACTTTTTTAAGTTTGTTTTTTAGGAGATAAACGCTACCTGAATTATTGGATTGCGTGTTGCATGTTCATCTCAGCAGACTTAGTTATATGGCATACAATATCTCTGAGTTTGTACGGAGATTTTTTCATACTAATTGGGTAATACGGGATCGCAGGGTATGAATATTCTACTACTTCTTTACTTGTTCCAGATTGGCTTACCCCATGATGCTAATCGGCGTGAGGCAGTCAAGCGGTCTTCAAATGACTTTTGCGCATTATTGTCTCGAAGATGGTATTTGCGTGACGAGACATGTATTAAAACGATGCAAATCAAAGGGTGAAAAGTAGTGCTCAAGGAGAATCAATGTCAGCAGCGATGTGTGAAATACGGTTATTTCGCTTGATTTTTGTAGTGCAAAAATCAACAGGGGGTCGATGAGTTCAGATAATAAAAAAATGCCCTCGCGCGCGCGACGCAGATCTCAGAGTTTTGCGAAGTGCGACAGGCAGTCTAGTTCATTTTATTCATTGATGAGAAAAGTATCGTAATGAAGATGTAGAACTAACTGATGCCATATTTTTTGAGCTTGCTGAAATAAGTACTGCGCGGCATACCCAGCATGCGGGCAGCCTGTGCTTTGTTGCCTCGACATTCTGATAATGCCATTCTCAATTTTTCAGGTTCGGTTAGGTTGTCATCAAGCTGGTTTTGACTGCCGGGGAAGGTGATGACTTCCACGTCAGACAAGGGGAGTCGGCGCGTTGTTTCTGATACCACTGGTTTGGTTTCGATGACGCGGGTTGGTAACCGTTTTTTCCCTTCTATTAAATCTGCGGGCAAGTCTTTGAGCGTGATGACTTCTTCTTCAGCAAGAACGACAGCACGCTCGATGACATTTTCCAACTGACGAATATTTCCAGGCCAGTGGGCACGTTCGAGGACTTCAATGGCGTCAGGATCGATGTGAGTAATCCGTTTGCCGATACGATGTGCAGTGCGTTGGAGAAAGTAAAACGCGAGTTCAAAAATATCTTCACGTCGTTCCCTTAAAGGGGGAAGCGTGATACTGATGACGTTGAGACGATAATACAAATCTTCTCTAAACAAGCCGTCAGTAATTCGTTTTTCCAGATTTTGGTGAGTTGCGGTAATGAGACGAACATCTACGTGGATTGTTTCCGATCCACCAACTCGTTCGAATGCACGTTCCTGCAACACACGTAAGAGTTTGACCTGGGTATCGAGTGAAATATCACCAATCTCATCAAGGAACAGCGTCCCTCCATGCGCCATTTCAAAGCGACCGATTCGATCTTCGTGTGCGCCGGTAAAAGCACCTTTTTTATGCCCGAATAATTCACTTTCTAACAAACTGGGAGAAAGTGCGGCACAATTAACCCGCACAAGCGGGCTTTCGCGCCTGCCACTATTTTCATGAACGGCTTGTGCCAGGAGTTCCTTACCGGTTCCACTTTCGCCTCGGATGAAAACCGTTGATTCAGAATTAGCCACTTTGCGGACGGTTTCCATGACCGCGCGAATGGCCGGACTGTTGCCTTTAATCAGCCCACGCTGGATATCGTGAGTCGTAGCGCTACGCTCGGAAATCTCTTGTGAATTGGTTAACTCGGATTGCAAGATCGATACGAGCCTGCGTTGATCATCAATCTTTTCGACTTTGATTCTCATTTCTTCATTAAGACGTCGCAAGTCTTGATGGATTTTTGTGCTGTGTAGCGCGATGCTGGTTATCTGCCCCATGGCATTTAGAAATGTCAGGTCTTCAGCAGAGTAGGGACTACCTGATACTCGTTGGCCCAGCGCTACGAATCCGGCAAATTCTCCATCTAACTCAAGATTGTATATGAAATCAAAGCCCAGCAAACGCAACAAATGTTGCGCTGGAGAGACTTCTTTTAAAAGACCAGTTGCGATGCGCTGGAAAGCGAGTTCGCCCTCCAGAGCTTCCAACAGCTCAGAATTACAGGGGACCGATGAAGGTGCATTTTCGATTTGAAAACCGGTCAGTAACTCGAACTGTGTACGATCGGGGTTGAGTAAATAAATGGCAGCGTTTTTTACCTGGAGCACTTCACGGCAGGAGGTGAGCATTCGATCGGCAATGGATCGTTGATCGCCTAGCCGTCCGACTGCGCGATTCATGCGTTTTAACGCTTTATCAAGCTGATATTTCTGTCGGAAGAAACGTCGGTCGATGAAACGTTGAATTCGGTCGCGAGACCATAACAATAGTGAAATGGCAAGTAACATCACCAGGAAAACAGACACAGCTTGATTCGTACTGGGGGCTCGATTCAATTGTGTGCCTAGAAGTGAACCGAGAGAGATCACAGTGGCGTAGACGATTGAGATACCCGCACTCACCACATAAAACAACATGCCCCGGCTGATAATCTGTTCGATCAACATGAGTCGATATCGAATGATTCCCACGACGAAGGCAACCATAAAGGAAACGCTTGCCAGAAACATCG
This window encodes:
- a CDS encoding polysaccharide pyruvyl transferase family protein, which encodes MFDLTAIHRRLFYTLFALLLSFSSTQAAEPKQKTILIRSGWQTVNIGDIGHTPGTLRYLETYLPDVKVILWLHKTTDDVTAMLQKRFPNVQIVQGRLNSRGKANNPEFQKAFDESDLFLYNSGMHFNQFWKPPTYVIEACTATNKPFCLYGQSFDGFAPEQEDEMSKLLSRAAAIYTRDVESFYYLRKIGVTSPSLAFGPDGCFGIDVRDDEKANAYLKAHDLAPKEFITVTLRSNTPKIGAKKGTVMNPTKPSKADLAQNELWTKKLRELITDWVRKSGKKVLLAPEVNKEIIHAKTMILDKLPEDVKPYVVNRDPFWNVDEAASVYSQAIAVVSMEPHSCIIALAMGTPTMHLASPRHGLKRWMFRDIGLSEWLFDIDADPASQFTTALLKIDAKPKLAKSKVNRAMHTVNTRSKEMMGELNEVLTR
- a CDS encoding sigma 54-interacting transcriptional regulator, with amino-acid sequence MNKQGILERAVLFTCGILAIIYSVIVLGFVTTSPDLRLRAMLDSVEAGPGQSVPAGIEIKATPGIEKTGSAPAPRPTDILTKIGNEPIRTFLDFSQTLNELRSIDLPPGGQLRPNSDPSELDVPFMVEIQDSGRYIKIDYWSTEQKLGKSAWIKIQSIPAADVAISLLWFSLEIVILAIGAFAFWMRPFDRTTRIFFIMGTTTLVAFIGGYNWWIIAGTLALNVPFVIAAVLIPAITLHFFITYPRVIPWLAQHPVGLLRTVYSIPVATTLLLVGCLTYLWSTSNIGDNESTPIEYPQHVIQVVYVLRWTVYAYISIAGLYYLATLAALFYGYLKSQNAYERNQLKWIALAGLISTIPVGYSLYLAEFDRTQFALGGAGIPMFLASVSFMVAFVVGIIRYRLMLIEQIISRGMLFYVVSAGISIVYATVISLGSLLGTQLNRAPSTNQAVSVFLVMLLAISLLLWSRDRIQRFIDRRFFRQKYQLDKALKRMNRAVGRLGDQRSIADRMLTSCREVLQVKNAAIYLLNPDRTQFELLTGFQIENAPSSVPCNSELLEALEGELAFQRIATGLLKEVSPAQHLLRLLGFDFIYNLELDGEFAGFVALGQRVSGSPYSAEDLTFLNAMGQITSIALHSTKIHQDLRRLNEEMRIKVEKIDDQRRLVSILQSELTNSQEISERSATTHDIQRGLIKGNSPAIRAVMETVRKVANSESTVFIRGESGTGKELLAQAVHENSGRRESPLVRVNCAALSPSLLESELFGHKKGAFTGAHEDRIGRFEMAHGGTLFLDEIGDISLDTQVKLLRVLQERAFERVGGSETIHVDVRLITATHQNLEKRITDGLFREDLYYRLNVISITLPPLRERREDIFELAFYFLQRTAHRIGKRITHIDPDAIEVLERAHWPGNIRQLENVIERAVVLAEEEVITLKDLPADLIEGKKRLPTRVIETKPVVSETTRRLPLSDVEVITFPGSQNQLDDNLTEPEKLRMALSECRGNKAQAARMLGMPRSTYFSKLKKYGIS